A genomic window from Arthrobacter globiformis includes:
- a CDS encoding MFS transporter — MSDASQTTAPTRLQRQVLTVAIVASFMAILDSFVVSLALPAIGRELGGGLRIQQWVVDAYLLTLGALILAAGSLSDHFGRVRVLQWGLGGFALTSILCGAAWTGEILVVSRGLQRVAGALLVPSSLALIVSHFDSAAQGSAIGKWSAWTSAAAVVAPLIGGVSVDLLSWRVIFFVNVLPAAAIWPVLAKLRKADAATSSAGIDIAGALLAVVALGGPVYGLIEQGSAGWGSPQVWLPLAAGLVATVLFLVHESRSAAPLLPLRMFTVRNFGWGNIATAAIYGGFSLGFFALGIYIQQVGGMKATTAGLALLPSTVILMLLASFFGGLAGKYGPRWFMTAGPVLCAAGFLLTLSVGGSLNYWTQILPGQVVFGLGLSMTVAPLTAAILGSVPEKQAGVGSAVNNAVSRIAGLVCIAFAGFIVGPELTTPGLHRALLATAALLLLGGVCSAVGIRNPVPVSPANPASPR, encoded by the coding sequence ATGAGCGATGCCAGCCAGACCACCGCGCCCACACGCCTCCAGCGACAGGTACTGACGGTCGCGATAGTGGCGTCCTTCATGGCGATCCTCGACAGCTTCGTCGTCAGTCTGGCGCTGCCCGCCATCGGCAGGGAACTCGGTGGCGGGCTGCGCATCCAGCAGTGGGTGGTGGATGCCTACCTCCTGACGCTGGGCGCTCTCATCCTGGCGGCAGGCTCGCTGTCGGACCACTTCGGGCGGGTGCGTGTGCTGCAGTGGGGGCTGGGCGGCTTTGCCCTCACCTCGATCCTCTGCGGGGCAGCGTGGACCGGGGAAATTCTGGTCGTCAGCCGGGGGCTGCAGAGAGTGGCGGGAGCACTCCTGGTGCCCAGCTCGCTGGCGCTGATCGTCAGCCACTTCGACAGTGCCGCGCAGGGGTCGGCCATCGGTAAATGGTCGGCGTGGACAAGCGCCGCCGCCGTCGTGGCCCCTTTGATTGGGGGCGTATCGGTGGACCTGCTCTCGTGGCGGGTCATCTTCTTCGTCAACGTCCTGCCGGCGGCCGCCATCTGGCCTGTCCTGGCCAAGCTGCGGAAGGCGGATGCTGCCACCAGCTCTGCCGGCATCGACATTGCCGGGGCACTCCTGGCGGTCGTTGCGCTTGGCGGACCGGTCTATGGTCTGATCGAGCAGGGGAGCGCGGGGTGGGGCAGCCCGCAGGTCTGGCTGCCGCTGGCCGCAGGTCTCGTCGCCACGGTGCTTTTCCTCGTCCATGAATCGCGGTCGGCCGCGCCGCTCCTGCCCCTGCGCATGTTCACGGTGCGCAACTTCGGCTGGGGCAACATCGCCACCGCCGCGATCTACGGCGGGTTTTCCCTCGGGTTTTTTGCACTGGGCATCTACATCCAGCAGGTGGGCGGCATGAAGGCGACCACCGCCGGCCTGGCTCTGCTGCCCTCCACGGTGATCCTGATGCTGCTGGCATCGTTCTTCGGGGGCCTCGCCGGCAAGTACGGGCCGCGGTGGTTCATGACTGCCGGGCCGGTGCTGTGTGCGGCCGGTTTCCTGCTCACTCTGTCCGTTGGCGGCTCCCTGAACTACTGGACCCAGATCCTGCCCGGGCAGGTGGTTTTCGGCCTCGGCCTGTCCATGACGGTGGCACCCCTGACGGCGGCCATCCTGGGATCCGTGCCTGAGAAGCAGGCGGGCGTGGGCTCCGCGGTGAACAATGCGGTCTCACGAATCGCCGGCCTGGTCTGCATCGCGTTTGCGGGCTTCATTGTCGGTCCCGAGCTGACGACGCCGGGCCTGCACCGTGCGCTGCTGGCTACGGCGGCGCTGCTGTTGCTGGGTGGGGTCTGCTCCGCCGTCGGAATCCGCAACCCGGTGCCGGTTAGCCCCGCTAATCCGGCTAGCCCCCGCTAA
- a CDS encoding S1C family serine protease produces MSTAAANEPGPVDDGAALDSYSETVIRVARTVTPHVAAIEMTGNRRNGRFRVGAGSAVLFTEDGYLLTNAHVVAGTQKGRAVFGDGSGTDLEVVGADPLSDLAVVRGRAPHVAPAEFGDAESLQVGQLVIAVGNPLGLSGSVTAGVVSGLGRAIPVWAGRNRRVIEDVIQTDAALNAGSSGGALADSRSRIVGINTAVAGAGLGLAVPINSTSRRIISALLSDGRVRRAYLGVVSTPIRLGASEVVRTGQREGLRVVEVLPASPAEQAGLRTGDVLLRVGSRAVSNAESLQKLLFAEAIGVPMNISVLRDGHLTDVSAVPGEMADWG; encoded by the coding sequence CTCCTATTCGGAGACCGTTATCAGGGTGGCCAGGACGGTCACACCCCATGTGGCCGCCATTGAGATGACGGGGAACCGGCGCAACGGACGGTTCCGGGTCGGCGCGGGATCCGCGGTCCTTTTCACCGAGGATGGCTACCTGCTGACCAACGCCCACGTGGTGGCCGGGACTCAGAAAGGACGTGCCGTCTTCGGTGACGGCTCCGGTACTGATCTTGAGGTGGTGGGCGCGGATCCGTTGTCCGATCTCGCTGTGGTCCGGGGCCGCGCCCCGCATGTCGCGCCGGCGGAGTTCGGTGATGCGGAGTCTCTGCAGGTGGGGCAGCTGGTGATAGCGGTCGGGAACCCGCTGGGACTGTCGGGCTCGGTGACGGCAGGTGTGGTCAGCGGTCTGGGGCGCGCCATCCCGGTCTGGGCCGGACGCAACCGCAGGGTCATTGAGGATGTCATCCAGACCGACGCCGCCTTGAATGCCGGCAGTTCCGGCGGGGCACTGGCTGACTCACGAAGCCGGATCGTGGGAATCAACACCGCGGTGGCCGGTGCCGGGCTGGGGCTGGCCGTTCCCATCAACAGCACGTCGCGCCGGATCATCTCCGCGCTCCTGTCGGACGGCCGGGTCCGGCGCGCCTATCTCGGCGTGGTCAGCACGCCGATCCGTCTGGGTGCGAGCGAGGTGGTCCGCACCGGCCAGAGGGAGGGGCTGCGCGTGGTGGAGGTCCTGCCCGCTTCCCCTGCGGAGCAGGCAGGTCTGCGGACCGGCGATGTGCTGCTGCGGGTAGGCTCCCGTGCTGTCAGCAATGCCGAGAGCCTGCAGAAACTGCTTTTTGCCGAGGCCATCGGCGTCCCGATGAACATATCCGTCCTTCGCGACGGGCACCTGACCGACGTGTCAGCGGTTCCGGGGGAAATGGCGGACTGGGGATAG